A stretch of Brassica napus cultivar Da-Ae chromosome C6, Da-Ae, whole genome shotgun sequence DNA encodes these proteins:
- the LOC125588306 gene encoding uncharacterized protein LOC125588306: MTFVYGDPVLERRDQVWERLTRFSTTRTGPWFMIGDFNEITGHNEKEGGRQRSDSSFLPFKQMLADCGMLEFPFTGDMLSWVGKRAGRFPHSNAKYLRLWGSDHRPILAEILTKPTRRSKKFKFDRRWLDNKELRQVILEGWKSPDLPPNATIMEHISSCRKALSEWRKQHNINSAKLVEELKEKVEGLYADDNATTEEIAAALKELSDALKAEEMFWKQKSRVFWLREGDKNTKFFHALTKQRRARNKITQLRDVDGNIVEDEKGLVAIATSYFRQIFETSTPEDIEEALSEVPTTITESMNDSLTTPVSEWEVKLALFAMHPDKAPGPDGMTALFYQQFWDIVKHDLTLMVNKFLFEGHIANGLNDTNICLIPKTTKPNEMAQFLPISLCNISYKIVSKVLCQRLKKVLPGLISETQSAFVAGRQISDNIMIAQEMFHALRTKQSGRNKRMAIKTDMSKAYDRMEWSFIEAVMRKMGFSETWITWIMRCITSVKYKVLMNGQPRGNIVPGRENQGNITGMRITRACPSAEPRECEEVMKVFRKYGKASGQCINFDKSSLLFGKRINAATRQEDNLMHRVNGWTGRWLSKAGKEVMIKSILLALPTYIMSTFLLPLEICENLASAIAQFWWSSNPPKRGIHWAKWEKVCLPKEEGGIGFCLIHEFNLALLAKQLWRLVQYPDSLVARVLRGRYYRMTTPLRAISTSSPSYVWTSISAARKLLLLGIGQKIHSGYDVRVWEDLWIPTTPARPARPIAPVMHLNMRISDIINQESKEWDVGLLDDYVHPDDIPLISSMAISSTHRRDTFCWNYTRNGQYTVKSGCWVAQNLLKQGEEKEILEPSITKLQAFALKLPSPRKMCHLIWQLITGQVAVTRNLVRRNMRCDNYCPRCGEIEESVTHAIFECPPALQVWSLSATPTSPGLFPVASVYTNMDYLFWRKNNIIAPDQGRDPYPWIIWYIWKARNDKLFRGIDRDPLELVRYAESECQTLFNANETKPPHVQATNNDANQVLSLVDVDESGWIVGRTYNLWEHETSLDVNQRCIRR, translated from the exons atgacgtttgtttatggTGACCCTGTTTTGGAAAGACGAGATcaagtttgggaacgtcttacgcgtttctcaacaactAGAACTGGACCTTGGTTCATGATTGGAGATTTCAATGAAATCACGGGTCACAATGAGAAGGAAGGAGGGAGACAGCGTTCTGATAGCTCGTTCCTACCTTTTAAGCAAATGCTTGCAGACTGTGGGATGTTAGAGTTTCCTTTTACAGGGGACATGCTTTCATGGGTAGGGAAGAGAGCAGGACGT TTCCCACACTCTAATGCCAAGTACTTGAGATTATGGGGATCGGACCATCGTCCGATTCTTGCTGAGATACTGACAAAGCCAACGAGAAGATCAaagaaattcaaatttgataGGAGATGGCTAGACAATAAAGAACTGAGGCAAGTCATTCTTGAGGGATGGAAATCTCCTGATCTACCCCCCAATGCGACTATAATGGAACATATCTCTAGTTGTCGAAAAGCCTTGAGTGAATGGAGGAAACAACACAATATCAACTCGGCAAAGCTAGTGGAGGAGTTAAAGGagaaagttgagggtttatatgCAGACGACAATGCGACGACGGAGGAAATTGCAGCAGCGTTGAAGGAACTCTCAGATGCTCTTAAGGCAGAAGAAATGTTCTGGAAACAGAAAAGTAGAGTGTTTTGGCTGCGAGAGGGAGataaaaataccaaattttTCCATGCCTTAACGAAGCAAAGGAGAGCAAGGAACAAAATCACGCAGCTTCGGGATGTTGATGGTAACATAGTTGAGGATGAGAAAGGCCtggtagccattgctactagctaTTTTCGGCAAATCTTCGAAACATCTACACCAGAAGACATTGAAGAGGCGCTATCTGAAGTTCCTACGACGATCACAGAATCAATGAATGACAGCCTCACAACTCCTGTTTCTGAATGGGAGGTTAAATTAGCTCTCTTTGCTATGCATCCAGATAAGGCGCCGGGaccagatgggatgactgcACTTTTTTACCAACAGTTTTGGGATATAGTCAAGCACGATTTAACTCTTATGGTAAATAAATTCCTGTTTGAAGGACATATAGCCAATGGTCTGAATGATACAAACATATGCCTTATCCCGAAAACAACTAAGCCTAATGAAATGGCTCAGTTTCTACCCATAAGCTTGTGCAATATTAGCTACAAGATCGTCTCGaaggtcttatgccagagaCTAAAGAAAGTCTTGCCAGGATTGATATCAGAAACCCAGTCGGCCTTTGTTGCTGGAAGACAGATTTCAGATAATATCATGATTGCTCAAGAGATGTTTCATGCCCTACGGACTAAACAGAGTGGACGTAATAAGAGGATGGCCATCaagacggatatgagtaaggcataCGATAGGATGGAATGGTCGTTTATCGAAGCTGTGATGCGTAAGATGGGATTCTCTGAGACATGGATCACCTGGATTATGAGGTGCATTACGTCGGTCAAATACAAAGTTCTCATGAATGGGCAGCCAAGAGGGAATATTGTTCCAGGTAGAG agaaccaaGGGAATATAACGGGGATGCGTATTACACGTGCATGTCCTTCG gcggagccccgtgaatgtgaggAAGTAATGAAAGTATTCAGGAAATATGGTAAAGCATCTGgccaatgtataaactttgacAAGTcttccttactctttggtaagaggatTAATGCAGCCACCCGGCAAGAG GATAATCTGATGCATAGAGTCAATGGATGGACTGGTCGATGGCTCTCAAAGGCGGGAAAGGAAGTAATGATCAAATCCATTTTACTCGCTCTTCCAACATACATTATGTCGACGTTTCTGCTCCCATTGGAGATTTGTGAAAACCTCgctagtgccattgcacaattttggtggagctcGAATCCACCAAAAAGAGGAATACACTGGGCGAAATGGGAAAAGGTTTGTTTACCAAAAGAGGAGGGCGGTattggtttttgtttaattcatGAGTTCAATCTAGCACTACTGGCAAAGCAATTATGGAGACTGGTCCAATACCCTGATTCACTGGTTGCCCGAGTATTAAGGGGGAGATATTATAGGATGACCACGCCATTGAGAGCGATCTCTACTAGCAGCCCATCATATGTGTGGACAAGCATCTCCGCAGCAAGGAAGCTTTTACTGCTAGGTATCGGACAGAAGATTCACTCTGGCTATGATGTCAGGGTGTGGGAGGATCTGTGGATTCCAACAACACCTGCTAGACCAGCTAGACCTATAGCGCCTGTGATGCACCTAAACATGAGGATCAGTGACATCATTAATCAGGAATCAAAGGAGTGGGATGTAGGACTACTAGATGATTATGTTCATCCTGATGATATACCACTCATTAGCAGCATGGCCATAAGTTCTACTCATCGCCGAGATACTTTCTGCTGGAACTACACGAGGAATGGCCAATACACAGTCAAATCTGGATGCTGGGTTGCTCAGAACCTGTTGAAGCAAGGAGAGGAAAAGGAAATACTAGAGCCAAGTATCACtaaacttcaagcctttgctttgAAGTTACCATCGCCAAGGAAGATgtgccatcttatatggcaattgataACGGGACAGGTAGCAGTAACGAGGAATCTAGTAAGGCGTAATATGAGGTGCGATAATTATTGCCCAAGGTGTGGGGAAATAGAGGAATCTGTAACTCATGCAAtatttgaatgccctccagcCCTGCAAGTATGGTCTTTATCGGCAACTCCTACAAGTCCAGGTTTATTCCCAGTGGCAAGCGTTTACACAAACATGGACTATCTTTTCTGGAGGAAGAATAATATCATTGCACCAGACCAAGGcagggatccttatccctggataatatggtatatttggaaggctcgCAATGATAAGCTTTTCAGGGGTATAGACAGAGACCCTTTGGAACTCGTTCgatatgcagagagtgaatgtcaGACCCTGTTTAACGCGAATGAGACGAAACCACCACACGTCCAGGCTACCAATAATGATGCAaaccaagtcttaagcttgg tggatgtggatgagTCTGGATGGATAGTAGGGAGGACATACAACTTATGGGAACACGAAACTTCACTCGATGTGAATCAGCGCTGCATTCGGAGGTAG